The following proteins come from a genomic window of Salvia hispanica cultivar TCC Black 2014 chromosome 4, UniMelb_Shisp_WGS_1.0, whole genome shotgun sequence:
- the LOC125218236 gene encoding proteasome subunit beta type-1 — translation MPKQQANWSPYDNNGGTCVAIAGADYCVIAADTRMSTGYSILTRDYSKIIQLADKSVMASSGFQADVRALQKVLAARHLLYQHQHNKQMSCPAMAQLLSNTLYFKRFFPYYSFNVLGGLDSEGKGCVFTYDAVGSYERVGYSAQGSGATLITPFLDNQLKSPSPLLLPAKDAVTPLSEIEAIDLVKTCFASATERDIYTGDKVEMLVLNASGIRREFMELRKD, via the exons ATGCCAAAGCAGCAAGCAAATTGGTCTCCCTACGACAACAATGGAGG GACCTGTGTCGCGATTGCCGGAGCTGATTACTGTGTGATTGCGGCCGATACTAGAATGTCCACCGGCTACAGTATCCTTACCCGCGATTACTCCAAAATTATTCAGCT AGCGGACAAATCTGTGATGGCCTCCTCAGGTTTTCAGGCTGATGTAAGAGCACTGCAAAAGGTCTTAGCAGCTAGACACTTG CTTTATCAACACCAGCACAACAAGCAAATGAGCTGCCCTGCAATGGCTCAGTTGCTTTCAAATACCCTCTACTTCAAGCGTTTCTTCCCATACTATTCTTTTAATGTCTTGGGGGGCCTTGACAGTGAGG GAAAGGGCTGTGTCTTTACATATGATGCTGTTGGATCTTACGAACGAGTGGGATACAGTGCCCAAGGTTCTGGTGCAACTCTTATCACACCCTTCTTGGACAACCAACTGAAATCTCCAAGTCCACTTTTGTTGCCTGCTAAG GACGCAGTGACTCCACTTTCAGAGATCGAAGCCATCGACTTGGTCAAAACCTGTTTTGCATCAGCAACCGAAAGAGATATATATACA GGAGACAAAGTGGAGATGCTCGTATTGAATGCTAGTGGTATCCGTCGAGAGTTCATGGAACTCAGGAAAGATTAG
- the LOC125218706 gene encoding protein DOWNY MILDEW RESISTANCE 6-like isoform X1 — protein MATKIISGTQFSSLPASYIRGESERPKLAEVDVLDNIPLVDLTCPDKTLLIQQIGQACRDYGFFQVINHGVSKEAVSRIVATGHELFGLSVEEKMKLYSDDTSRTTRLSSSFNVSKETVHNWRDYLRLHCYPLDKYTPEWPTAPSSFNFCREVVSHYCKEIRELGLKLEEAISVSLGLEKDCIKRILGGEEQEQHMALNYYPACPEPELTLGLPAHTDPNALTILLQDMEVEGLNIRHKGRWLAVRPQPEALVINIGDQIQAVSNGRYKSVWHRAVVNAHKPRLSVASFLAPSEAARITAPAALAEEGRGNEYREFSYGEYYKTFWSGDLDEKKHRLELFKN, from the exons ATGGCTACTAAGATTATCAGCGGCACCCAATTCTCGAGCCTGCCGGCGAGCTATATCCGCGGCGAGTCAGAAAGGCCGAAGCTCGCCGAAGTCGATGTGCTCGATAACATTCCTCTCGTCGACCTCACTTGCCCAGATAAAACTCTACTCATCCAACAGATCGGCCAAGCCTGCCGCGATTATGGCTTCTTTCAG GTGATTAATCACGGAGTGTCGAAGGAGGCAGTGAGTAGGATTGTGGCAACGGGGCACGAGTTGTTCGGATTGAGCGTGGAGGAGAAAATGAAGCTATATTCCGACGATACGAGTCGAACGACGCGCCTCTCCTCGAGCTTCAACGTGTCCAAGGAGACTGTCCATAACTGGCGTGATTATCTCCGCCTCCATTGCTACCCCTTGGACAAATACACCCCAGAGTGGCCCACCGCGCCCTCCTCTTTCAA CTTTTGCAGGGAGGTTGTTAGCCATTACTGCAAGGAAATCAGGGAACTGGGGCTGAAACTGGAGGAGGCGATTTCGGTGAGTCTAGGACTGGAGAAAGATTGTATAAAAAGGATATTAGGAGGGGAGGAGCAAGAGCAGCACATGGCCTTGAACTACTACCCGGCTTGTCCGGAGCCGGAGCTGACCTTGGGATTGCCGGCGCATACGGATCCCAACGCGCTGACCATCCTGCTGCAGGATATGGAGGTGGAGGGGCTCAACATCCGGCACAAGGGCAGGTGGTTGGCGGTGAGGCCGCAGCCGGAGGCCTTGGTGATCAACATCGGGGATCAGATACAGGCGGTGAGCAACGGAAGGTACAAGAGCGTGTGGCATCGGGCGGTGGTGAATGCGCATAAGCCCAGGCTGTCGGTGGCTTCGTTCCTCGCGCCGTCGGAGGCGGCCAGGATCACAGCTCCGGCGGCGCTGGCGGAGGAGGGGAGAGGGAATGAGTATAGGGAGTTCAGCTACGGTGAGTATTATAAGACGTTTTGGAGTGGGGATTTGGATGAGAAGAAGCACCGCCTCGAGTTATTCAAGAACTAG
- the LOC125218706 gene encoding protein DOWNY MILDEW RESISTANCE 6-like isoform X2 translates to MATKIISGTQFSSLPASYIRGESERPKLAEVDVLDNIPLVDLTCPDKTLLIQQIGQACRDYGFFQVINHGVSKEAVSRIVATGHELFGLSVEEKMKLYSDDTSRTTRLSSSFNVSKETVHNWRDYLRLHCYPLDKYTPEWPTAPSSFKEVVSHYCKEIRELGLKLEEAISVSLGLEKDCIKRILGGEEQEQHMALNYYPACPEPELTLGLPAHTDPNALTILLQDMEVEGLNIRHKGRWLAVRPQPEALVINIGDQIQAVSNGRYKSVWHRAVVNAHKPRLSVASFLAPSEAARITAPAALAEEGRGNEYREFSYGEYYKTFWSGDLDEKKHRLELFKN, encoded by the exons ATGGCTACTAAGATTATCAGCGGCACCCAATTCTCGAGCCTGCCGGCGAGCTATATCCGCGGCGAGTCAGAAAGGCCGAAGCTCGCCGAAGTCGATGTGCTCGATAACATTCCTCTCGTCGACCTCACTTGCCCAGATAAAACTCTACTCATCCAACAGATCGGCCAAGCCTGCCGCGATTATGGCTTCTTTCAG GTGATTAATCACGGAGTGTCGAAGGAGGCAGTGAGTAGGATTGTGGCAACGGGGCACGAGTTGTTCGGATTGAGCGTGGAGGAGAAAATGAAGCTATATTCCGACGATACGAGTCGAACGACGCGCCTCTCCTCGAGCTTCAACGTGTCCAAGGAGACTGTCCATAACTGGCGTGATTATCTCCGCCTCCATTGCTACCCCTTGGACAAATACACCCCAGAGTGGCCCACCGCGCCCTCCTCTTTCAA GGAGGTTGTTAGCCATTACTGCAAGGAAATCAGGGAACTGGGGCTGAAACTGGAGGAGGCGATTTCGGTGAGTCTAGGACTGGAGAAAGATTGTATAAAAAGGATATTAGGAGGGGAGGAGCAAGAGCAGCACATGGCCTTGAACTACTACCCGGCTTGTCCGGAGCCGGAGCTGACCTTGGGATTGCCGGCGCATACGGATCCCAACGCGCTGACCATCCTGCTGCAGGATATGGAGGTGGAGGGGCTCAACATCCGGCACAAGGGCAGGTGGTTGGCGGTGAGGCCGCAGCCGGAGGCCTTGGTGATCAACATCGGGGATCAGATACAGGCGGTGAGCAACGGAAGGTACAAGAGCGTGTGGCATCGGGCGGTGGTGAATGCGCATAAGCCCAGGCTGTCGGTGGCTTCGTTCCTCGCGCCGTCGGAGGCGGCCAGGATCACAGCTCCGGCGGCGCTGGCGGAGGAGGGGAGAGGGAATGAGTATAGGGAGTTCAGCTACGGTGAGTATTATAAGACGTTTTGGAGTGGGGATTTGGATGAGAAGAAGCACCGCCTCGAGTTATTCAAGAACTAG
- the LOC125221792 gene encoding 65-kDa microtubule-associated protein 3-like isoform X1, which translates to MANLMACPGQPVYSVRTLPMETTCGSLLLELQKIWDEVGEADNERDRMLFELEQECLDAYRRKVDHANRSRAQLRQAVADAEAQLADISAALGDRPAHIKKSSGSLKQELETIMPHLEDMTAKRNERKNQFSEVLKQINSISMELSSSTNTCLDETSVDESDLSMKRLDDLRNQLLLLQKEKDDRMNELLDLLNVVNALCLVLGMDFKSTICSVHPSLDNACKKKSISADTMQGLSAMIFRLKNVKLQRMQKLQQIAMTMIELWTLMDTPVEEQQMFQNVTLTIAAAENEITEPNSLSLEIINNAEAELSRLQEMKMSKIKEVLLKKRLILEDICHGSHMLVEGKSGKDLSIESIESGAISPSYLLEELEAQISKVKEEALSRKEILEKVQKWLAACEEEGWLEEYNRDDNRYNAGRGAHLMLKRAEKARVLVNKIPGMVDGLKSKVKAWEKERNAEFLYDGVGLISMIDQYSELKRLKEQERQIQRGQKKLQGQLVAEQEAIYGSKPSPSKSGAKSLKPSTGGVASKRFSLGGAALQTALDKAAPSSRRLNKNKSVKRQTLNNNHHTGLAVPLSDKKNMNSGAAKQHSSNASISHQSGSAALRKALSPLSSLCSKNTQNGAVQDAESGGYKTPAAATPTKRYTSNDENRTPKRMPIPVAATPLTACSAMRTAMTPFTPSVHAIEQMEYSYEERRAGFAVAKALSLV; encoded by the exons ATGGCAAATTTGATG GCTTGTCCCGGACAACCAGTATACTCAGTAAGGACTTTGCCAATGGAAACAACTTGTGGTTCTCTTTTGTTAGAGCTACAG AAAATATGGGATGAAGTTGGAGAGGCTGATAATGAAAGGGACCGAATGCTTTTTGAACTTGAACAAGAATGTCTGGATGCATACAGAAGGAAAGTGGATCACGCAAACCGTTCAAGAGCTCAGCTAAGGCAGGCAGTTGCTGATGCTGAAGCACAGCTTGCGGACATTAGCGCTGCATTGGGAGACCGACCAGCTCATATAAAGAAG AGTTCCGGGAGCCTGAAGCAAGAGCTTGAGACAATTATGCCTCATCTGGAAGATATGACAGCGAAAAGAAATGAGAGGAAGAACCAATTTTCAGAGGTTCTGAAGCAAATTAATAGTATCTCTATGGAGCTTTCTAGTTCTACGAACACATGTCTTGATGAGACGTCTGTTGATGAGAGTGATTTGTCAATGAAAAGGTTGGATGATTTACGTAATCAGTTGCTTTTGCtgcaaaaagaaaag GATGACCGCATGAATGAGCTGCTTGACCTTTTGAACGTCGTTAATGCTCTATGCTTGGTGCTTGGGATGGACTTCAAATCAACAATTTGCAGTGTTCATCCATCTCTAGACAACGCATGCAAGAAGAAAAGTATAAGTGCGGATACAATGCAGGGTTTATCTGCTATGATATTTAGACTTAAGAATGTTAAGTTGCAGCGCATGCAAAAG CTTCAACAAATTGCGATGACCATGATAGAACTCTGGACTCTGATGGATACACCAGTGGAGGAGCAACAAATGTTCCAGAATGTAACACTTACTATTGCTgctgcagaaaatgaaataactgAGCCCAACAGTCTGTCTTTGGAGATAATCAATAAT GCTGAGGCAGAACTTTCGAGGCtgcaagaaatgaaaatgagtaaaatCAAAGAAGTCCTATTAAAAAAGAGATTGATTTTGGAAGATATATGCCACGGATCACACATGCTTGTTGAAGGAAAATCTGGAAAAGATCTCTCTATAGAATCTATTGAGTCAG GGGCAATCAGTCCATCTTATCTACTTGAAGAATTAGAGGCACAGATATCCAAGGTTAAAGAAGAAGCATTAAGTAGAAAAGAGATTCTTGAAAAGGTCCAGAAATGGTTGGCTGCATGCGAAGAGGAAGGCTGGCTGGAAGAGTACAATAGG GATGACAATCGTTATAATGCTGGACGAGGTGCACATCTTATGCTTAAGCGTGCTGAGAAGGCTCGTGTGCTTGTAAATAAAATCCCAG GAATGGTAGATGGTCTGAAGTCAAAGGTAAAAGCTTgggagaaagaaagaaatgcaGAGTTCCTCTACGATGGT GTTGGTCTAATTTCCATGATTGATCAGTACAGCGAATTAAAGCGCTTGAAAGAACAAGAGCGTCAAATTCAGAGG GGTCAGAAGAAGCTGCAGGGACAGTTAGTGGCGGAGCAAGAAGCAATCTATGGTTCAAAACCGAGTCCATCCAAGAGTGGGGCCAAGAGTTTAAAACCTTCAACCGGAGGCGTGGCTAGTAAGAGGTTTTCATTAGGAGGAGCCGCGCTCCAAACTGCACTCGACAAAGCTGCTCCCTCTTCTCGTCGACTTAACAAGAATAAGTCCGTGAAACGCCAGACTTTGAACAATAATCACCACACTGGCCTTGCAGTTCCCCTTTCTG ATAAGAAAAACATGAATAGTGGGGCAGCTAAACAGCATTCCAGCAATGCATCAATCTCACATCAGAGTGGATCAGCAGCGTTGAGGAAGGCCCTCTCTCCCTTGTCTTCACTATGTTCCAAGAACACGCAGAATGGGGCGGTCCAAGATGCTGAGAGTGGTGGTTACAAAACTCCAGCGGCAGCAACGCCAACGAAGAGGTATACTTCAAATGATGAGAACAGAACGCCAAAGAGAATGCCAATCCCAGTGGCAGCCACTCCTCTAACAGCGTGTAGCGCAATGCGGACAGCTATGACCCCATTCACGCCGAGCGTTCATGCAATTGAACAAATGGAGTACTCCTATGAGGAGAGAAGAGCTGGCTTTGCTGTTGCTAAGGCACTCTCCCTCGTTTAG
- the LOC125221792 gene encoding 65-kDa microtubule-associated protein 3-like isoform X2: METTCGSLLLELQKIWDEVGEADNERDRMLFELEQECLDAYRRKVDHANRSRAQLRQAVADAEAQLADISAALGDRPAHIKKSSGSLKQELETIMPHLEDMTAKRNERKNQFSEVLKQINSISMELSSSTNTCLDETSVDESDLSMKRLDDLRNQLLLLQKEKDDRMNELLDLLNVVNALCLVLGMDFKSTICSVHPSLDNACKKKSISADTMQGLSAMIFRLKNVKLQRMQKLQQIAMTMIELWTLMDTPVEEQQMFQNVTLTIAAAENEITEPNSLSLEIINNAEAELSRLQEMKMSKIKEVLLKKRLILEDICHGSHMLVEGKSGKDLSIESIESGAISPSYLLEELEAQISKVKEEALSRKEILEKVQKWLAACEEEGWLEEYNRDDNRYNAGRGAHLMLKRAEKARVLVNKIPGMVDGLKSKVKAWEKERNAEFLYDGVGLISMIDQYSELKRLKEQERQIQRGQKKLQGQLVAEQEAIYGSKPSPSKSGAKSLKPSTGGVASKRFSLGGAALQTALDKAAPSSRRLNKNKSVKRQTLNNNHHTGLAVPLSDKKNMNSGAAKQHSSNASISHQSGSAALRKALSPLSSLCSKNTQNGAVQDAESGGYKTPAAATPTKRYTSNDENRTPKRMPIPVAATPLTACSAMRTAMTPFTPSVHAIEQMEYSYEERRAGFAVAKALSLV, encoded by the exons ATGGAAACAACTTGTGGTTCTCTTTTGTTAGAGCTACAG AAAATATGGGATGAAGTTGGAGAGGCTGATAATGAAAGGGACCGAATGCTTTTTGAACTTGAACAAGAATGTCTGGATGCATACAGAAGGAAAGTGGATCACGCAAACCGTTCAAGAGCTCAGCTAAGGCAGGCAGTTGCTGATGCTGAAGCACAGCTTGCGGACATTAGCGCTGCATTGGGAGACCGACCAGCTCATATAAAGAAG AGTTCCGGGAGCCTGAAGCAAGAGCTTGAGACAATTATGCCTCATCTGGAAGATATGACAGCGAAAAGAAATGAGAGGAAGAACCAATTTTCAGAGGTTCTGAAGCAAATTAATAGTATCTCTATGGAGCTTTCTAGTTCTACGAACACATGTCTTGATGAGACGTCTGTTGATGAGAGTGATTTGTCAATGAAAAGGTTGGATGATTTACGTAATCAGTTGCTTTTGCtgcaaaaagaaaag GATGACCGCATGAATGAGCTGCTTGACCTTTTGAACGTCGTTAATGCTCTATGCTTGGTGCTTGGGATGGACTTCAAATCAACAATTTGCAGTGTTCATCCATCTCTAGACAACGCATGCAAGAAGAAAAGTATAAGTGCGGATACAATGCAGGGTTTATCTGCTATGATATTTAGACTTAAGAATGTTAAGTTGCAGCGCATGCAAAAG CTTCAACAAATTGCGATGACCATGATAGAACTCTGGACTCTGATGGATACACCAGTGGAGGAGCAACAAATGTTCCAGAATGTAACACTTACTATTGCTgctgcagaaaatgaaataactgAGCCCAACAGTCTGTCTTTGGAGATAATCAATAAT GCTGAGGCAGAACTTTCGAGGCtgcaagaaatgaaaatgagtaaaatCAAAGAAGTCCTATTAAAAAAGAGATTGATTTTGGAAGATATATGCCACGGATCACACATGCTTGTTGAAGGAAAATCTGGAAAAGATCTCTCTATAGAATCTATTGAGTCAG GGGCAATCAGTCCATCTTATCTACTTGAAGAATTAGAGGCACAGATATCCAAGGTTAAAGAAGAAGCATTAAGTAGAAAAGAGATTCTTGAAAAGGTCCAGAAATGGTTGGCTGCATGCGAAGAGGAAGGCTGGCTGGAAGAGTACAATAGG GATGACAATCGTTATAATGCTGGACGAGGTGCACATCTTATGCTTAAGCGTGCTGAGAAGGCTCGTGTGCTTGTAAATAAAATCCCAG GAATGGTAGATGGTCTGAAGTCAAAGGTAAAAGCTTgggagaaagaaagaaatgcaGAGTTCCTCTACGATGGT GTTGGTCTAATTTCCATGATTGATCAGTACAGCGAATTAAAGCGCTTGAAAGAACAAGAGCGTCAAATTCAGAGG GGTCAGAAGAAGCTGCAGGGACAGTTAGTGGCGGAGCAAGAAGCAATCTATGGTTCAAAACCGAGTCCATCCAAGAGTGGGGCCAAGAGTTTAAAACCTTCAACCGGAGGCGTGGCTAGTAAGAGGTTTTCATTAGGAGGAGCCGCGCTCCAAACTGCACTCGACAAAGCTGCTCCCTCTTCTCGTCGACTTAACAAGAATAAGTCCGTGAAACGCCAGACTTTGAACAATAATCACCACACTGGCCTTGCAGTTCCCCTTTCTG ATAAGAAAAACATGAATAGTGGGGCAGCTAAACAGCATTCCAGCAATGCATCAATCTCACATCAGAGTGGATCAGCAGCGTTGAGGAAGGCCCTCTCTCCCTTGTCTTCACTATGTTCCAAGAACACGCAGAATGGGGCGGTCCAAGATGCTGAGAGTGGTGGTTACAAAACTCCAGCGGCAGCAACGCCAACGAAGAGGTATACTTCAAATGATGAGAACAGAACGCCAAAGAGAATGCCAATCCCAGTGGCAGCCACTCCTCTAACAGCGTGTAGCGCAATGCGGACAGCTATGACCCCATTCACGCCGAGCGTTCATGCAATTGAACAAATGGAGTACTCCTATGAGGAGAGAAGAGCTGGCTTTGCTGTTGCTAAGGCACTCTCCCTCGTTTAG